Proteins encoded in a region of the Microbacterium neungamense genome:
- a CDS encoding gamma carbonic anhydrase family protein — translation MIYEHLGARPRIHDTAVVAPTAVISGDVQIGPNCQVLHGAVITAEGGPITLGEHVIVMENALIRATAADAVHIGDHSLLGTLSSVAGATIGEEVFLASGARVFNGARLGDRCEIRVNAIVHRRTALPEGSVVPIGWIAVGDPAQLFSPDRAEDIAAAQPELDFPGYVFGVDRETPDLMVQLTERYASSLARHAADRQL, via the coding sequence ATGATCTACGAGCACCTCGGGGCTCGGCCCCGGATCCACGACACCGCCGTCGTCGCACCCACCGCCGTGATCTCCGGCGATGTGCAGATCGGGCCGAACTGCCAGGTGCTGCACGGGGCGGTGATCACCGCGGAGGGCGGCCCGATCACCCTCGGCGAGCACGTCATCGTGATGGAGAACGCGCTGATCCGTGCGACGGCGGCGGACGCCGTGCACATCGGCGACCACTCGCTGCTGGGCACGCTGTCGAGTGTCGCCGGGGCGACGATCGGCGAGGAGGTGTTCCTCGCCTCCGGCGCGCGCGTGTTCAACGGGGCGCGGCTCGGGGACCGCTGCGAGATCCGCGTGAACGCGATCGTGCACCGGCGCACGGCGCTGCCGGAGGGCTCGGTCGTGCCGATCGGGTGGATCGCGGTGGGCGACCCGGCGCAGCTGTTCTCCCCGGACCGCGCGGAGGACATCGCCGCCGCGCAGCCCGAGCTCGACTTCCCCGGCTACGTGTTCGGCGTCGACCGGGAGACACCCGACCTGATGGTGCAGCTCACCGAGCGCTACGCCTCATCCCTCGCCCGGCACGCCGC